The sequence TTAAAACTTAGAAGATTAAATGAAATCATCATTTTATTGTATATTTTCCTTCTTTATTTTGGTATCTATATTATATTTTTTATACAGGATTTATAGATTTTACAGGAGAATTTATTGAAGATATAAAATATTGTGAATTTTTAAAAAAAGAAATGAATTTTAATCAAGTTCATTTAATAAATACTGTGAACTATAATTTATATTCCAGTTGGACTTCACATACCCATTAATTTGTTGATCAAAGGCATGAGAACGTTAGGTATAGATAAGAATACTCCGATCATGGTACCAATATTGGCTCCTACCACCACCAGCAGTATCCTAAACAATCTATTATCCCACATATCACGCAGGCTTTCACTCTTGGGTAAGTTTTCCAGATCTTCAATGGACACTCCTCTAAGTTTGGCCTCTACTATTCCTGCAAACCAGCCTGCAGCCAGAAGGGGGTGTATTGCGGTGAATGGGGCTACTATAAATGCAGTGATGGCCGATGGGATTTTGGATCCAGCTAGAAGTGACCCTGCACAGGCCAGCCCCCCAGTTAGAAGGACGAACTCCAGAATTCCGGATTGGATGTTAATCCCCTTCAGGAATGCAAATACGAATATTAATATGAATATCACTGGAATTGCGAATAAAATAATTTTACTGGCACTGATCCTTGGTTCTTTTAATTCCACCAGCTGGTAAAGTGGGGGTATATCCTGGGGATTTTCCATGTTCTTCTGGATACCCTTTTTATGACCTGCCCCTACCACAGCTACCACGTTTCCCTCAAGATCAAGGAGCCTTTGGGCCATATATGCATCTCTTTCAGCTACCAGAACTTCATAGGCACGGGGGGACATCTCCTGGAAGTATCCCATTACTTCCTCCAGGGCGTCGCCCTGTTTTATATCTTCAATATCTTCAATGGCCTCATCTTTACTGAAAAATGATGCTATGATGCTGTAAATGAATTTAGCCTTTTCCCAGAAGCTCATACGATTCAAGGCCCGTTTTAGGGTGATTTGGATGTCCCGGTCAATAAGGGCTATTTTGGCCCCAGCTTCAGTGGCAGCTTCTGCAGCAGCCATCATCTCTGAGCCAGGTTTAACTCCCACTTCTTCTCCAATTTTTTTCTGGAAGTAACTTAAGAATCCGCTCACCAGGAACATGGTGAAATTGTTATTCTTTAAAATTTCCCGTATCTTTATCTCTTTATCCTCTTGAACACCGTTTTTTTCATTGAGGAGGTTCTGGTAACGGGCCGCGTCAAGTTCCACTGCAACGATATCTGGTTCACACTCTATGATGGTATTTTTTACTTCTTCCACACTCTTTTCTGATACGTGAGCTGTACCAATGATTGTTAAATTGTCTGGTGCCATTAAATCACTCAAATTCAACTAAAAAGTTTTAATTATGTTTAATTGATAAAATGAATTTTTTTTAATAATTTTCCTTTTTATTTATTATTATTTCCTAGTTTTTTCAGTTATAATAATGAGCCTATAAATATGATGTAGCCCTATAAAAAGCTTGTCCTTTCCAGATTTTATCATTCATTATTCCAGATTTTAATCTGTTGATTATTCTAAAATTCTGATTAATCCATCTTTAAATTCAGGAACTATTTTTAATTTATCTCTCTGTAGGCAGAAATCCACATCTTCTTCAAATCCTAGTTTATTAAGATTCTTTGCTGATCTGGAGTTTTTAACCGCATGATCAACCATTTCATGGTTTCCAATCGCCATACATGCTGCCTGTGCCATTTCATCCAGTTCCTGATCCTGCAGGTGGGAAATTATTTCACCGGCACCCAGGAAATCTTCTATGGCAAACTGTCCTCTTACTCCAGCCATAACCACTTCAATATGATCCACTGCAATTTCCCGGGCTTTTTTTGCCACGGCCTTGGCATTTATAAAAGAACCTACCAGTGCACGACCACTGATACCTTCTAAAATTCGGGTTCCATTGCTGGTGGTGATGATAAGGGTTTCACCACATAAGTTCTGGATTTCAATGGGTGAATTTCCAACATCGAATCCTTCAATGGTTGCTCCTCCCCTTTCACCCGCAAGGAAAGCTTGATGCTTTGGTGCCAGTGCAAGAGCTTCTTCTATTTCCAGGGTGGGGATTATATTGGGGATTTTTTCCAGAGCCACACTGATGGTGGTGCTGGCACGAAGTACATCGACCATAATGGCCACATCTTTAGATAATGATCTCTCAAAACTCAGGGAAACCTGCATAATAACACCAAAAATAGATAGTAAAGGGGGAAAAAATAAAGATTTTAGTATTCCTTTTATTCTGGAACCTTCTCGGCAAAGGCGAATCTTCTCCGCACCGAGGTTATTCGAACCTTGATCTCTTCACCCA is a genomic window of Methanobacterium formicicum DSM 3637 containing:
- a CDS encoding TraB/GumN family protein, which gives rise to MAPDNLTIIGTAHVSEKSVEEVKNTIIECEPDIVAVELDAARYQNLLNEKNGVQEDKEIKIREILKNNNFTMFLVSGFLSYFQKKIGEEVGVKPGSEMMAAAEAATEAGAKIALIDRDIQITLKRALNRMSFWEKAKFIYSIIASFFSKDEAIEDIEDIKQGDALEEVMGYFQEMSPRAYEVLVAERDAYMAQRLLDLEGNVVAVVGAGHKKGIQKNMENPQDIPPLYQLVELKEPRISASKIILFAIPVIFILIFVFAFLKGINIQSGILEFVLLTGGLACAGSLLAGSKIPSAITAFIVAPFTAIHPLLAAGWFAGIVEAKLRGVSIEDLENLPKSESLRDMWDNRLFRILLVVVGANIGTMIGVFLSIPNVLMPLINKLMGM
- the comB gene encoding 2-phosphosulfolactate phosphatase translates to MQVSLSFERSLSKDVAIMVDVLRASTTISVALEKIPNIIPTLEIEEALALAPKHQAFLAGERGGATIEGFDVGNSPIEIQNLCGETLIITTSNGTRILEGISGRALVGSFINAKAVAKKAREIAVDHIEVVMAGVRGQFAIEDFLGAGEIISHLQDQELDEMAQAACMAIGNHEMVDHAVKNSRSAKNLNKLGFEEDVDFCLQRDKLKIVPEFKDGLIRILE